A stretch of DNA from Sphingomonas sp. SORGH_AS_0879:
TGGAGGAAGGCACGCTGGCCAAATGGCTGGTGAAGGAAGGGGACACGGTGAAATCCGGCGATATCATGGCCGAGATCGAAACCGACAAGGCGACGATGGAATTCGAAGCCGTCGACGAGGGCGTGATCGCCAGGATTCTCGTGTCCGAAGGTTCGGACAATGTGAAGGTCGGCACCGTCATCGCGATCCTGGCCGAAGAGGGCGAGGATGCTTCGTCGGTCCAGGCCCCGACCAAGTCGGAAACCCCGGCTCCGGCCAAGCCGATGCCGACCGACCCGACCGATCCCAACAAGACCGGCAGCGAGGCCAAGCCCGCCGAGCGCACCATCGAGCAGGCCGAGGATCACGGCAAGCCCGCCGATTCGGGCAGCAAGGCTGGCAACGGCCGCTCGATCGCCAGCCCGCTCGCGCGCCGCATCGCCTCGCAAAAGGGCCTCGACCTGTCCGCGCTGACGGGCTCGGGCCCCAATGGCCGCATCGTCAAGGCGGACGTCGAGAATGCGCAGCCGGGTCAGGCCAAGTCGGCCCCGGCGGCTTCGGCTCCCGCGGAAACCGCCTCGGCGCCCGCCGCCGCGCCCAAGCCCGCGCAGGTGCCGGACATCCCGCACGAGGCGTCGAAGCTGTCCAACATGCGCAAGACCATCGCGCGTCGCCTGACCGAATCGAAGCAGC
This window harbors:
- a CDS encoding pyruvate dehydrogenase complex dihydrolipoamide acetyltransferase, producing the protein MSIEIKMPALSPTMEEGTLAKWLVKEGDTVKSGDIMAEIETDKATMEFEAVDEGVIARILVSEGSDNVKVGTVIAILAEEGEDASSVQAPTKSETPAPAKPMPTDPTDPNKTGSEAKPAERTIEQAEDHGKPADSGSKAGNGRSIASPLARRIASQKGLDLSALTGSGPNGRIVKADVENAQPGQAKSAPAASAPAETASAPAAAPKPAQVPDIPHEASKLSNMRKTIARRLTESKQQVPHIYLTVDVRLDALLKLRGELNAGLESRGVKLSVNDMLIKALGVALMAVPKCNVMFTPDQLISFKRADISVAVSTPAGLITPIVSEADTRSLSSISTTMKDLATRARDNKLQPHEFQGGTASISNMGMFGIKQFEAVINPPQGMILAIGAGEKRPYIVDDQLGVATVMSATGSFDHRAIDGADGAELMKVFKELVERPLAMLA